In Penaeus vannamei isolate JL-2024 unplaced genomic scaffold, ASM4276789v1 unanchor222, whole genome shotgun sequence, a single genomic region encodes these proteins:
- the LOC113812736 gene encoding repetitive organellar protein (The sequence of the model RefSeq protein was modified relative to this genomic sequence to represent the inferred CDS: added 149 bases not found in genome assembly), translating to MRIKLDLSDFLEDERKLVVLSVNEEESRTVRDVLAKIIKLFKLSPWHQDADIVHSKKLDLGLFEEEFFIHPDETSSVLHGIGLLKLKTLPSSQEAEGKKKKKGKKKAKEEEESVSETVKEKRKRNASPDVLPPQRREERRERRIKLEDVISTSEGDSNDREGTLRKRKRASTAEEESSIEESRGRRKSKRSKFSKLETNFCDVNESKKHGISNRDLLTESESESEQLMILGRTRNDPYLVGGSFRGKSRKDTSSLQSSGRSNDFEKGTDIKWKKKTKVIEEFEIDGDELQELYSKKGTKGQQIEFGFEESRGSKRNRFQNLAVDYELGKSRSKKKSGERDNIIEKQKELERRYLEDKKSQVKVVSTSTVINLLSDDSLDDASTDKSEKTLGERLSNIRSYEQDDGPHAADSVTDPSACFEPCGPLKTGKKKRIRKHKKKKRNEQQSVVENDTPYGNIAEKSVFDRDVAYNFPFEKPRSTKQGMQLVVNQGKHVFFESEDEIVSSNERGRSSSAHDVEVVATASNIFRKESQHSEQSSRKESFRQTRQRLTEPVVVEIEGESTLPSSSSVFAPSRYQTQRRQIPSFSDRQVKKHKNNDSDTLYPGQNIGEVHLGEKFKYSTPVMKKKPPVQVQDDECVQMLHSEDYPSVDNKAISHPSQPSDDTDDLATFKRMCENTNLMVVKVDPRRRLKAKPQERETNKTGNTLNLGPPSPSDHSTVDVTEESRQTFHNLTVIENRDMPLIIPRSRRSLRGSEEKSLGERKTEYANAGNNVDREDCSQSGNGTCTEVPQSLDSINSLQDRRDRSKSCDIIENNMERTQPNNPSNSNSSSMDTNSKLSPKKPEFGMHSHYRKKNRPRVFQSVGAVLANLKYSSEEGREPIAEPTTGRGKVHEAALEQNLSQAEVHASYQSSNPHKDFSTESNDVLKENVKQTDGSGAVDDDDDIVHLESDEEEHAVQTRDVVPETLDVYDIIEERRERMQGIAELGKLGDVQKHQEMMFSEQFKNIPGGVMEGIPEGYRGFPEILAKVLGGGISVKQLVSEQETVSHRENECISKDSVKERLEVTLDDEQSNQHVLQSREDTSKNRVHNVPEEANDVVPENRENLILERRKNEDLGEISEVVSGEIKEKGEEVVLDEVHEEKKRSPLKDDLCITKEVQEKVVQKIEDEDIKVVVDDDTNVQGDLNNDRAVVNENDDCRSEVKVLPETEDSAKGMKDDMKKTKMEIIELAKSAEDDDFEKFPLMESAPRVGELIALKVVSLDEGYRPVYSNYVKAQILAVKGWKIKLRYIDDVESVKKGDKDEVADVEEVDLTSDDEEQDDLIEVLDWRDIHAPRLLYP from the exons atTAAAGACACTACCAAGTTCtcaagaggcagaggggaagaagaagaaaaaagggaagaaaaaagctaaagaagaagaagagtcagtgagtgagacagtgaaggagaaaaggaagaggaatgcaAGTCCTGATGTTCTGCCCccacagaggagagaggaaaggagggaaagaagaataaagctAGAGGATGTAATAAGCACATCTGAAGGTGATTCCAATGATAGAGAAGGAACCCTGAGGAAGCGGAAAAGAGCATCAACTGCAGAAGAGGAGAGTTCCATTGAagaaagtagagggagaagaaaaagtaaaagaagtaaaTTCTCAAAACTTGAAACAAATTTCTGTGAtgtaaatgaaagtaaaaaacaTGGCATTAGTAATAGAGACTTGTTAACTGAatcagagagtgaaagtgaacagCTAATGATTCTTGGAAGAACAAGAAATGATCCATATTTGGTAGGTGGAAGCTTTCGAGGGAAAAGCAGAAAGGATACATCCAGTTTGCAGTCAAGTGGAAGGAGCAATGACTTTGAAAAAGGAACAGACataaagtggaaaaagaaaacaaaagtaattGAAGAGTTTGAGATAGACGGAGATGAGTTACAAGAGTTATACagtaaaaaaggaacaaaaggtCAGCAAATTGAATTTGGGTTTGAAGAGAGTAGGGGTAGTAAGAGAAATAGATTTCAAAACTTGGCTGTAGATTATGAGTTAGGGAAATCAAGATCCAAGAAGAAATCAGGTGAAAGAGATAATATCATTGAAAAACAGAAGGAACTTGAACGTAGATATTTGGAAGACAAAAAGTCTCAGGTAAAAGTTGTATCCACAAGTACTGTTATTAACTTGCTAAGTGATGATTCTTTGGATGATGCATCCactgataaaagtgaaaaaactCTTGGTGAAAGATTATCAAATATCAGATCATATGAACAAGATGATGGGCCTCATGCAGCTGATTCAGTGACTGATCCTTCTGCATGCTTTGAGCCATGTGGCCCActtaaaacaggaaagaaaaaaagaataagaaaacacaagaaaaagaaacgtaATGAACAGCAGAGTGTAGTAGAAAATGATACTCCATATGGGAATATAGCCGAGAAGTCAGTATTTGATAGAGACGTAGCATACAATTTTCCATTTGAAAAACCCAGAAGTACAAAACAAGGAATGCAACTTGTTGTAAATCAGGGTAAACATGTGTTTTTTGAAAGTGAAGATGAAATAGTTTCCAGtaatgaaaggggaaggagcagTTCTGCTCATGATGTTGAGGTTGTTGCAACTGCTTCCAATATATTTAGAAAAGAGTCTCAGCATTCAGAGCAAAGCAGTAGGAAGGAAAGCTTTAGACAGACTCGTCAAAGATTGACAGAACCAGTTGTTGTTGAAATTGAAGGAGAATCTACACTACCTAGCAGTTCATCAGTTTTTGCACCAAGTAGATATCAAACACAAAGGAGACAAATTCCTAGCTTTAGTGACAGGCAGGttaagaaacacaaaaacaatgaTTCAGATACATTGTACCCAGGGCAGAATATTGGAGAAGTACACCTAGGAGAAAAATTTAAATATTCTACACCAGTCATGAAGAAAAAACCACCAGTACAAGTCCAAGATGATGAATGTGTACAGATGCTACACTCAGAAGATTATCCATCAGTTGATAACAAGGCCATTTCCCATCCATCTCAGCCAAGCGATGACACTGATGATTTAGCCACCTTCAAAAGAATGTGTGAAAATACTAATCTCATGGTTGTAAAGGTTGATCCAAGAAGGAGACTTAAAGCTAAGCctcaagaaagagaaacaaacaagacaGGTAACACACTAAACCTTGGTCCACCAAGTCCTTCAGACCATTCTACAGTAGATGTAACTGAAGAAAGTAGACAGACCTTCCATAATCTGACAGTGATTGAAAACAGGGATATGCCTTTAATCATTCCAAGATCTCGAAGGTCACTGCGAGGTTCTGAAGAAAAGAGTCTaggtgagagaaaaacagaatatGCCAATGCAGGAAATAATGTGGACCGAGAAGACTGCTCCCAGTCTGGGAATGGCACATGTACAGAGGTTCCTCAATCTCTTGATTCTATCAATTCATTgcaagacagaagagacagaagtAAAAGTTGTGATATTATTGAGAATAATATGGAAAGAACACAACCGAACAATCCCAGTAATTCTAATTCAAGCTCTATGGATACAAACAGTAAGTTATCTCCAAAGAAGCCTGAATTTGGAATGCATTCACATTACAGAAAAAAGAATAGGCCAAGGGTTTTTCAGTCTGTTGGTGCAGTTCTTGCCAATCTTAAGTACTCAAGTGAGGAAGGCAGAGAACCAATTGCTGAACCCACTACAGGTAGAGGAAAGGTTCATGAGGCAGCTCTTGAGCAAAATCTGTCACAGGCAGAAGTGCATGCATCATATCAGTCATCTAATCCACATAAAGATTTCAGTACAGAAAGCAATGATGTACTCAAGGAAAATGTGAAGCAAACTGATGGTTCTGgagctgttgatgatgatgatgacattgttcACTTGGAAAGTGATGAAGAAGAGCATGCTGTCCAAACTAGAGATGTAGTACCTGAAACTTTAGATGTTTATGACATcattgaggagagaagagagaggatgcagGGAATTGCAGAACTAGGAAAGTTAGGTGATGTGCAAAAACATCAAGAAATGATGTTCTCTGAACAGTTTAAGAATATTCCAGGTGGTGTCATGGAAGGTATTCCAGAAGGATACAGAGGTTTTCCAGAAATCTTAGCAAAGGTGCTAGGAGGAGGCATTTCAGTGAAGCAGCTTGTTTCAGAGCAAGAGACCGTGTCACATAGAGAGAATGAGTGCATTTCTAAAGATAGTGTGAAAGAAAGGCTGGAGGTTACTCTTGATGATGAACAGAGTAATCAGCATGTTTTACAAAGTAGAGAAGATACTTCAAAAAACAGAGTGCATAATGTGCCTGAGGAAGCCAATGATGTAGTGCCAGAGAACAGAGAAAATTTGATacttgaaaggagaaagaatgaagacttGGGAGAAATATCTGAAGTTGTATCAGGAGAGattaaggaaaaaggagaggaggttgTGTTAGATGAGgttcatgaagaaaaaaagaggtccCCATTAAAAGATGATTTGTGTATTACAAAGGAAGTTCAAGAAAAAGTTGTGCAGAAAATAGAGGATGAAGATATCAAAGTGGTggttgatgatgatactaatgtgcAAGGAGACCTGAATAATGACAGAGCTGttgtgaatgaaaatgatgactgtAGATCAGAGGTGAAGGTTTTACCAGAAACTGAAGATTCTGCAAAGGGAATGAAGGATGATATGAAGAAGACTAAAATGGAG ATTATTGAATTGGCAAAATCAGCCGAAGATGATGATTTTGAAAAGTTTCCGCTGATGGAATCCGCCCCCAGAGTAGGGGAGCTTATTGCACTGAAAGTCGTTAGCCTTGATGAAGGTTATCGTCCCGTATATTCAAACTATGTGAAGGCACAAATATTGGCAgtgaaaggatggaaaataaagcTGAGATATATTG